In Kitasatospora sp. NBC_00240, the following are encoded in one genomic region:
- a CDS encoding aliphatic sulfonate ABC transporter substrate-binding protein, which produces MASNQFPHNAARTPAGRIRRSAVAVVAGLTAVTLLTACGYGSKSTDNKAAGSPAAASPSGDVKLSADTVKIGYFANLTHGTPLVGLKEGIFQKELGSTQVKPQIFNAGPAEIEALNAGSIDIGWIGPSPAINGFTKSDGKSLKIISGSASGGVKLVVNPDKVTSLDDLKGKKIATPQLGNTQDVALLNYLSTKGFKVDANTGAGDVSVVRTDNKVTPDAYKSGAIDGAWVPEPTASKLVTLGAKVLLNEKSIWPDNKFVITNIIVSQKFLKEHPDVVEAVLRGSVNTNAFIKANPEKAKASANAAIKEAAGNALEPAVLDPAWQDIDFLDDPLAGTLQSEADHAVTAGLLKKPDLNGIYDLTLLNKVLKAAGQSAVADAGLGTK; this is translated from the coding sequence ATGGCTTCGAACCAGTTCCCCCATAATGCTGCCCGCACCCCCGCCGGCCGGATCAGACGGTCCGCCGTGGCGGTCGTCGCCGGCCTCACCGCCGTCACCCTGCTGACCGCTTGCGGCTACGGCTCGAAGAGCACCGACAACAAGGCGGCCGGCTCGCCGGCGGCGGCCTCCCCCTCGGGTGACGTCAAGCTGTCCGCCGACACGGTCAAGATCGGCTACTTCGCGAACCTGACCCACGGCACCCCGCTGGTCGGCCTGAAGGAAGGCATCTTCCAGAAGGAGCTGGGCAGCACCCAGGTCAAGCCGCAGATCTTCAACGCCGGCCCGGCGGAGATCGAGGCGCTGAACGCCGGCTCGATCGACATCGGCTGGATCGGCCCCTCCCCCGCGATCAACGGCTTCACCAAGTCGGACGGCAAGTCGCTGAAGATCATCAGCGGTTCGGCCTCCGGCGGCGTCAAGCTGGTCGTCAACCCGGACAAGGTCACCTCGCTGGACGACCTCAAGGGCAAGAAGATCGCCACCCCGCAGCTGGGCAACACCCAGGACGTGGCGCTCCTCAACTACCTGTCCACCAAGGGCTTCAAGGTCGACGCCAACACCGGCGCCGGCGACGTGTCGGTCGTCCGCACCGACAACAAGGTCACCCCGGACGCCTACAAGTCCGGTGCGATCGACGGTGCCTGGGTGCCCGAGCCGACCGCCTCCAAGCTGGTCACCCTCGGCGCGAAGGTCCTGCTGAACGAGAAGTCGATCTGGCCGGACAACAAGTTCGTGATCACCAACATCATCGTGTCCCAGAAGTTCCTCAAGGAGCACCCGGACGTGGTGGAGGCCGTACTGCGCGGCTCGGTGAACACCAACGCCTTCATCAAGGCCAACCCGGAGAAGGCCAAGGCCTCCGCCAACGCGGCCATCAAGGAGGCCGCGGGCAACGCGCTGGAGCCCGCCGTCCTCGACCCGGCCTGGCAGGACATCGACTTCCTGGACGACCCGCTGGCCGGCACCCTGCAGTCGGAGGCCGACCACGCGGTGACCGCGGGCCTGCTCAAGAAGCCCGACCTGAACGGGATCTACGACCTGACCCTGCTCAACAAGGTGCTCAAGGCCGCCGGTCAGAGCGCCGTGGCGGACGCCGGGCTCGGCACCAAGTAG
- a CDS encoding DEAD/DEAH box helicase codes for MTDQSRPQRNRSTGGRTQGAAAGQAGRGRPRTGGNASSSGGFSDAQRRSGTSGGGLRSAGATGGRGRGRGAAPRERAVEAPADFAVVEGTPARPPAATFAELEMPKGLLSALTREGVTEPFPIQSATLPDAIAGRDVLGRGRTGSGKTLAFGLSILARTAGKRADARRPLALVLVPTRELAQQVTDALTPYATAVNLRIATVVGGMSITRQANALRRGAEVLVATPGRLDDLINRQDVRLDEVAITVLDEADQMADMGFLPQVTKLLEQVAEGGQRMLFSATLDRNVDRLVRRFLTDPVTHSVDPSAGAVTTMDHHVLQIDTADKASATAHIASREGRVIMFVHTKHGADRLAKQLLATGVKAAALHGGKSQPQRNRTLDQFREGHVSALIATNVAARGIHIDGLDLVVNVDPPIDHKDYLHRGGRTARAGESGTVVTLVLPEQRREVSRLMTTAGIRPTTTKVRPGDAELARITGARTPSGVAVSLAVPISQAPAASTTSAPRRRTSGPRSALPTDVDINGNARRRRPKQRMGTTGGATHTAAGFSGKASSGSKPGSGSKSGGNYGTGRQRRQAN; via the coding sequence ATGACCGATCAGTCACGCCCGCAGCGCAACCGCAGCACCGGCGGCCGCACCCAGGGCGCCGCAGCGGGCCAGGCCGGCCGCGGCCGGCCCCGCACCGGCGGCAACGCCAGCAGCAGCGGCGGCTTCAGCGACGCCCAGCGCCGCAGCGGCACCAGCGGCGGCGGCCTGCGCAGCGCCGGTGCCACCGGCGGCCGGGGCCGCGGCCGAGGCGCCGCCCCCCGTGAGCGCGCCGTCGAGGCACCCGCCGACTTCGCCGTCGTCGAGGGCACCCCGGCCCGCCCGCCGGCCGCGACCTTCGCCGAGCTGGAGATGCCCAAGGGCCTGCTCTCGGCACTGACCCGCGAAGGCGTCACCGAGCCCTTCCCGATCCAGTCCGCCACCCTGCCCGACGCGATCGCCGGCCGCGACGTGCTCGGCCGCGGCCGCACCGGCTCCGGCAAGACCCTCGCCTTCGGCCTCTCGATCCTCGCCCGCACCGCCGGCAAGCGCGCCGACGCGCGCCGCCCGCTGGCCCTGGTGCTGGTGCCGACCCGCGAGCTCGCGCAGCAGGTCACCGACGCCCTCACCCCGTACGCGACCGCGGTCAACCTGCGGATCGCCACCGTGGTCGGCGGCATGTCGATCACCCGGCAGGCCAACGCGCTGCGCCGCGGCGCCGAGGTCCTGGTCGCCACCCCCGGCCGGCTCGACGACCTGATCAACCGGCAGGACGTCCGGCTGGACGAGGTCGCCATCACCGTCCTGGACGAGGCCGACCAGATGGCCGACATGGGCTTCCTGCCGCAGGTCACCAAGCTGCTGGAGCAGGTCGCCGAGGGTGGGCAGCGGATGCTGTTCTCCGCCACCCTCGACCGCAACGTGGACCGCCTGGTCCGCCGCTTCCTGACCGACCCGGTGACGCACTCCGTCGACCCGTCGGCCGGCGCGGTGACCACCATGGACCACCACGTCCTGCAGATCGACACCGCGGACAAGGCCTCGGCCACCGCGCACATCGCCTCCCGCGAGGGCCGGGTGATCATGTTCGTGCACACCAAGCACGGCGCCGACCGCCTCGCCAAGCAGCTGCTGGCCACCGGCGTGAAGGCCGCCGCCCTGCACGGCGGCAAGTCCCAGCCGCAGCGCAACCGCACGCTGGACCAGTTCCGCGAGGGCCACGTGTCCGCGCTGATCGCCACCAACGTCGCCGCCCGCGGCATCCACATCGACGGCCTCGACCTGGTCGTCAACGTGGACCCGCCGATCGACCACAAGGACTACCTGCACCGCGGCGGCCGGACCGCCCGGGCCGGCGAGTCCGGCACGGTCGTCACCCTGGTGCTGCCCGAGCAGCGCCGCGAGGTCAGCCGGCTGATGACCACCGCCGGCATCCGCCCGACCACCACCAAGGTCCGCCCCGGCGACGCCGAGCTGGCCCGGATCACCGGCGCCCGGACGCCCTCCGGCGTCGCGGTCAGCCTGGCCGTGCCGATCAGCCAGGCCCCGGCGGCGAGCACCACCAGCGCCCCGCGCCGCCGCACCTCCGGCCCGCGCTCCGCGCTGCCCACCGACGTGGACATCAACGGCAACGCCCGCCGCCGCCGTCCCAAGCAGCGGATGGGCACCACCGGTGGCGCGACCCACACCGCGGCGGGCTTCTCCGGCAAGGCGAGCAGCGGCTCCAAGCCCGGCTCCGGCTCCAAGAGCGGCGGCAACTACGGCACCGGCCGCCAGCGCCGCCAGGCCAACTGA
- the cysC gene encoding adenylyl-sulfate kinase — MTTDTPAVDGAAEAARTAAPCERGATVWLTGLPSAGKTTLAFALAERLRAEGHKVEVLDGDEIREFLSKGLGFSQEDRHTNVTRIGFVAEKLAANGVKVLAPVIAPYAASRAAVRERHGEHGTEFLEIHVATPVEVCSERDVKGLYAKQAAGEISGLTGVDDPYEAPESPELRLQTHGRAVAESAAELHTFLTTRGLA, encoded by the coding sequence GTGACCACAGACACACCGGCAGTCGACGGAGCCGCAGAGGCGGCCCGAACGGCCGCCCCCTGCGAGCGCGGCGCCACGGTGTGGCTGACCGGGCTGCCCAGCGCGGGCAAGACCACCCTCGCCTTCGCCCTCGCCGAGCGCCTGCGCGCCGAGGGCCACAAGGTGGAGGTCCTGGACGGTGACGAGATCCGCGAATTCCTCTCCAAGGGCCTGGGGTTCAGCCAGGAGGACCGGCACACCAACGTGACCCGGATCGGCTTCGTCGCCGAGAAGCTCGCCGCGAACGGCGTCAAGGTGCTGGCCCCGGTCATCGCCCCGTACGCCGCCTCGCGCGCCGCCGTCCGCGAGCGGCACGGCGAGCACGGCACCGAGTTCCTGGAGATCCACGTCGCCACCCCGGTCGAGGTCTGCTCGGAGCGCGACGTCAAGGGCCTGTACGCCAAGCAGGCGGCCGGCGAGATCTCCGGCCTGACCGGCGTGGACGACCCGTACGAGGCCCCGGAGAGCCCGGAGCTGCGACTGCAGACGCACGGCCGCGCCGTCGCCGAGTCCGCGGCCGAACTGCACACCTTCCTGACCACGAGGGGACTGGCATGA
- the cysD gene encoding sulfate adenylyltransferase subunit CysD, with the protein MTTATHTLLDTAENPYALSHLDALEAESVHIFREVAGEFERPVILFSGGKDSIVMLHLALKAFWPAPVPFALLHVDTGHNFPEVLDYRDRAVARHNLRLHVAHVQDFIDDGRLRERPDGLRNPLQTVPLLDGIEQGKFDAVFGGGRRDEEKARAKERVFSLRDEFGAWDPRRQRPELWSLYNGKHAVGEHVRVFPLSNWTELDVWQYIERERIELPEIYYAHEREVFARNGMWLTAGEWGGPKETETVERRLVRYRTVGDMSCTGAVDSDAATIGDVIAEIAASRLTERGATRADDKVSEAAMEDRKREGYF; encoded by the coding sequence ATGACGACCGCGACCCACACCTTGCTGGATACCGCCGAGAACCCCTACGCGCTGTCGCACCTGGACGCGCTGGAGGCGGAGTCGGTGCACATCTTCCGCGAGGTGGCCGGCGAGTTCGAGCGCCCGGTGATCCTCTTCTCCGGCGGCAAGGACTCCATCGTCATGCTGCACCTGGCGCTGAAGGCCTTCTGGCCCGCGCCGGTGCCCTTCGCCCTGCTGCACGTCGACACGGGCCACAACTTCCCCGAGGTGCTGGACTACCGCGACCGCGCGGTGGCCCGGCACAACCTGCGGCTGCACGTCGCGCACGTGCAGGACTTCATCGACGACGGCCGGCTGCGCGAGCGCCCGGACGGCCTGCGCAACCCGCTGCAGACCGTCCCGCTGCTGGACGGCATCGAGCAGGGCAAGTTCGACGCCGTCTTCGGCGGCGGCCGCCGCGACGAGGAGAAGGCCCGCGCCAAGGAGCGCGTCTTCTCCCTGCGCGACGAGTTCGGCGCCTGGGACCCGCGCCGCCAGCGCCCCGAGCTGTGGAGCCTCTACAACGGCAAGCACGCGGTCGGCGAGCACGTGCGCGTCTTCCCGCTCTCCAACTGGACCGAGCTGGACGTCTGGCAGTACATCGAGCGGGAGAGGATCGAACTCCCCGAGATCTACTACGCCCACGAGCGCGAGGTCTTCGCTCGCAACGGCATGTGGCTCACCGCCGGCGAGTGGGGCGGCCCCAAGGAGACCGAGACCGTGGAGCGGCGCCTGGTGCGCTACCGCACCGTCGGTGACATGTCCTGCACCGGCGCGGTCGACTCGGACGCGGCCACCATCGGCGACGTGATCGCCGAGATCGCGGCCAGCCGGCTGACCGAGCGAGGAGCGACCCGGGCGGACGACAAGGTGTCCGAGGCCGCCATGGAAGACCGTAAGCGCGAGGGGTACTTCTAA
- a CDS encoding sirohydrochlorin chelatase, producing MFSGRLPAAPPAGSPALLLIAHGSRDPRHAAAVEALVRRIRALRPALDVATAYLEFCAPRIPQVTGRLAGAPAVAVPLLLNRAFHAKSDIPAALREAGSDLPLADVLGPSPLLLAALERRLAEAGLDVDCDTVRARTGIVLAAAGSSDPAAGRVTRALAAEWRRTRGWAGVEVAYAATAATGHRVPEAVTALRGAGADRVAVAPYLLAPGLLPDRITAAAGDADLVAGVLGDAPEVARLLLHRYDEARLGASGAVGQDLRRGA from the coding sequence ATGTTCTCCGGCCGGCTGCCCGCTGCTCCGCCAGCGGGCAGCCCTGCCCTCCTGCTGATCGCCCACGGCAGCCGGGACCCCCGGCACGCCGCCGCCGTGGAGGCCCTGGTCCGGCGGATCCGCGCGCTGCGCCCCGCCCTGGACGTGGCCACCGCGTACCTGGAGTTCTGCGCGCCGCGCATCCCGCAGGTCACCGGCCGGCTGGCCGGGGCGCCCGCGGTGGCCGTGCCGCTACTGCTCAACCGGGCCTTCCACGCCAAGAGCGACATCCCCGCCGCGCTGCGCGAGGCCGGTTCGGACCTGCCGCTGGCCGACGTCCTCGGCCCGTCCCCGCTGCTGCTCGCCGCCCTGGAGCGCCGGCTGGCCGAGGCCGGGCTCGACGTGGACTGCGACACCGTCCGGGCCCGCACCGGCATCGTGCTGGCCGCGGCCGGCTCCTCCGACCCGGCCGCCGGCCGGGTCACCCGGGCCCTGGCCGCCGAATGGCGGCGCACCCGCGGCTGGGCCGGTGTCGAGGTCGCGTACGCGGCCACGGCCGCCACCGGCCACCGGGTGCCCGAGGCCGTCACCGCGCTGCGCGGGGCCGGCGCCGACCGGGTCGCGGTCGCCCCGTACCTGCTCGCTCCCGGACTGCTTCCCGACCGCATCACGGCTGCCGCCGGCGACGCGGATCTGGTCGCCGGGGTGCTCGGCGACGCGCCGGAGGTCGCCCGGCTGCTGCTGCACCGGTACGACGAGGCGCGGCTCGGCGCCTCGGGAGCCGTCGGGCAGGACCTCCGCCGGGGAGCCTGA
- a CDS encoding DMT family transporter, with the protein MQSVWAVVFALLAAAANATATVLQRKAAGTVPISAGFRLRLIVELLHRPVWLAGFGAIVLAAVFQALALSEGALALVQPLFVLELPMAMLIAGFVLGRRLTRGSWLAVLSVVGGLGVALAAADPQGGITDPPGGRWAVATGCCVGAVALLVVVARRHPPGRLRAASLAAGAAIGYALTAALLKAATYAWQRGGIVGFFEAWQTYGFALAGVGAVFLLENAMQSGPLVASQPALTLTDALVSLALGVTVFEETLRTGWWLLPEIAGVLAILAGAVVLARTPLARLLAEG; encoded by the coding sequence GTGCAGAGCGTGTGGGCCGTGGTGTTCGCCCTGCTCGCGGCGGCCGCCAACGCGACGGCCACCGTGCTGCAGCGCAAGGCGGCCGGCACGGTACCGATCTCCGCCGGGTTCCGGCTGCGGCTGATCGTCGAGCTGCTGCACCGGCCGGTGTGGCTGGCCGGGTTCGGGGCGATCGTGCTGGCTGCGGTCTTCCAGGCGCTGGCGCTGTCCGAGGGCGCGCTGGCTCTGGTGCAGCCGCTGTTCGTGCTGGAGCTGCCGATGGCGATGCTGATCGCCGGCTTCGTGCTCGGGCGGCGGCTGACCCGCGGCAGCTGGCTGGCGGTGCTGTCCGTGGTGGGCGGCCTCGGGGTGGCGCTGGCCGCCGCCGACCCGCAGGGCGGCATCACCGATCCGCCGGGTGGTCGCTGGGCGGTCGCCACCGGCTGCTGCGTCGGGGCGGTGGCCTTGCTGGTGGTCGTCGCGCGGCGGCACCCGCCGGGCCGGCTGCGGGCGGCCTCGCTGGCGGCGGGCGCGGCGATCGGGTACGCGCTGACGGCGGCGCTGCTGAAGGCCGCCACGTACGCCTGGCAGCGCGGGGGGATCGTCGGGTTCTTCGAGGCCTGGCAGACCTACGGTTTCGCGCTGGCGGGCGTCGGGGCGGTGTTCCTGCTGGAGAACGCCATGCAGTCCGGCCCGCTGGTGGCCTCGCAGCCGGCGCTGACGCTCACGGACGCGCTGGTGAGCCTGGCGCTCGGGGTCACCGTGTTCGAGGAGACGCTGCGGACCGGGTGGTGGCTGCTGCCGGAGATCGCGGGTGTGCTGGCGATCCTGGCGGGCGCCGTGGTGCTGGCGCGGACGCCGCTGGCCCGACTGCTGGCCGAGGGGTGA
- a CDS encoding ABC transporter permease yields MASTDTAPAVVKDQVPDSASVEAGLDALETVAAPGQSLAQTLRQKALPPLLGVLLVLALWQGAYSLELTSSYKLPSPLDVWHAAEDLWTAGTLFDIIWTSVWRGLSGFVIAVVIGTPIGLLVAQVKPVRAAVGPILSGLQSLPSVAWVPAAVIWLGINNQMMYAVILLGAVPSIANGLVAGIDQVPPLFLRAGRTLGASGLSNARHVLLPGALPGYLAGLKQGWAFSWRSLMAAELVASSPDLGQGLGRYLENQREFSEMAGVLLGIILILFVGIAIELLVFAPIERRVLRNRGLLAAAR; encoded by the coding sequence ATGGCCAGCACTGACACCGCCCCCGCCGTCGTCAAGGACCAGGTGCCGGACTCCGCCAGCGTCGAGGCCGGCCTGGACGCCCTGGAGACGGTCGCCGCCCCCGGCCAGTCCCTCGCCCAGACCCTGCGGCAGAAGGCCCTCCCGCCGCTGCTCGGCGTGCTCCTGGTGCTCGCCCTCTGGCAGGGCGCGTACAGCCTGGAGCTGACCAGCTCCTACAAGCTGCCCAGCCCGCTGGACGTCTGGCACGCCGCCGAGGACCTCTGGACCGCCGGCACCCTGTTCGACATCATCTGGACCAGCGTCTGGCGCGGCCTGTCCGGCTTCGTGATCGCCGTCGTCATCGGCACCCCGATCGGCCTGCTGGTCGCCCAGGTCAAGCCGGTCCGGGCGGCCGTCGGCCCGATCCTCTCCGGCCTGCAGTCGCTGCCGTCCGTCGCCTGGGTGCCCGCCGCGGTCATCTGGCTCGGCATCAACAACCAGATGATGTACGCCGTCATCCTGCTCGGCGCCGTCCCGTCCATCGCCAACGGCCTGGTGGCCGGCATCGACCAGGTGCCGCCGCTGTTCCTGCGCGCCGGCCGCACCCTCGGCGCCAGCGGCCTCAGCAACGCCCGGCACGTGCTGCTCCCCGGCGCGCTCCCCGGCTACCTGGCCGGCCTCAAGCAGGGCTGGGCCTTCTCCTGGCGCTCGCTGATGGCCGCCGAGCTGGTCGCCAGCTCGCCCGACCTCGGCCAGGGCCTCGGCCGCTACCTGGAGAACCAGCGCGAGTTCTCCGAGATGGCCGGCGTGCTGCTCGGCATCATCCTCATCCTGTTCGTCGGCATCGCGATCGAGCTGCTCGTGTTCGCCCCGATCGAGCGCCGGGTGCTGCGCAACCGCGGCCTGCTCGCCGCCGCCCGGTAA
- a CDS encoding helix-turn-helix transcriptional regulator, which yields MKTAGTARRTALSNFLRSRRARLTPEDVGMAPGLRRRTPGLRREELAVLAGVGVTWYTWLEQGRAINPSPEVLASLARTLRLDQAETEYLFRLAGSHALPAEGPVPERVPGALLRLLQAQSPSPAFLVDSDWDVRAWNPQADALFEFSGRPAGECNLGWVVFANHAHRARTVDWERHARRTLAQLRAAYGERGGDGSPGARRLAALIARLRAGFPEADRWLDEHQVQERSGTEKDLVHEVLGPLRIDQLVLRAQGEPQLELVVFAPRDEETAERLRRLVPDGEPASDGEQVADRKSGAVREPVYGPAEG from the coding sequence ATGAAGACGGCCGGAACAGCTCGGCGGACGGCACTGTCGAACTTCCTGCGCAGCCGGCGGGCCCGGCTGACCCCCGAGGACGTGGGGATGGCGCCGGGTCTGCGCCGCCGCACCCCCGGCCTGCGGCGGGAGGAGCTGGCGGTGCTCGCCGGCGTCGGGGTGACCTGGTACACCTGGCTGGAGCAGGGGCGCGCGATCAACCCCTCCCCCGAGGTGCTGGCGAGCCTGGCCCGCACCCTGCGCCTGGACCAGGCCGAGACCGAGTACCTGTTCCGGCTGGCGGGCAGCCATGCGCTGCCGGCCGAGGGCCCGGTGCCCGAGCGGGTGCCCGGCGCCCTGCTGCGCCTGCTGCAGGCGCAGTCGCCGTCGCCCGCCTTCCTGGTCGACTCCGACTGGGACGTCCGGGCCTGGAACCCGCAGGCGGACGCGCTGTTCGAGTTCTCCGGCCGGCCCGCCGGGGAGTGCAACCTCGGCTGGGTGGTGTTCGCCAACCACGCGCACCGGGCGCGGACGGTCGACTGGGAGCGCCATGCCCGGCGGACCCTGGCGCAGCTGCGGGCCGCCTACGGCGAGCGGGGCGGTGACGGCTCGCCGGGGGCGCGGCGGCTGGCGGCCCTGATCGCGCGGCTGCGGGCCGGGTTCCCGGAGGCGGACCGCTGGCTGGACGAGCACCAGGTGCAGGAGCGCTCGGGCACCGAGAAGGACCTGGTGCACGAGGTGCTGGGCCCGCTGCGGATCGATCAGCTGGTGCTGCGGGCGCAGGGGGAGCCGCAGTTGGAGCTGGTGGTGTTCGCGCCGCGGGACGAGGAGACGGCCGAGCGGCTGCGGCGGCTGGTGCCGGACGGGGAGCCGGCGTCGGACGGGGAGCAGGTGGCCGACCGGAAGTCGGGGGCGGTCCGGGAGCCGGTGTACGGGCCCGCCGAGGGCTGA
- a CDS encoding ABC transporter ATP-binding protein gives MSPALTTSQDAHGAAVLDGSPAVRISHVHKSFGRPGAATHVLDDITLDVAPGEFVTLLGASGCGKSTLLNLVAGLDKPSSGTIEVPGGRPSLMFQEHALFPWLTAGKNIELALRLNGVARPERRPEAERLLELVRLKGSYGKRVHELSGGMRQRVAMARALAQGSSVLLMDEPFAALDAITRDVLHDEITRIWAEQKLTVLFVTHNVREAVRLAQRVVLLSSRPGRVAREWRIDLPQPRRIESAGVADLSIEITEELRGEIRRHGQH, from the coding sequence ATGAGCCCGGCACTGACCACCTCGCAAGACGCCCACGGCGCCGCGGTCCTGGACGGCTCCCCCGCCGTCCGGATCTCGCACGTCCACAAGTCCTTCGGCCGCCCCGGCGCCGCGACCCACGTGCTGGACGACATCACCCTCGACGTCGCCCCCGGCGAGTTCGTCACGCTGCTCGGTGCCTCGGGCTGCGGCAAGTCGACCCTGCTCAACCTGGTCGCCGGCCTCGACAAGCCCTCCTCGGGCACCATCGAGGTCCCCGGCGGGCGCCCCTCGCTGATGTTCCAGGAGCATGCGCTCTTCCCGTGGCTCACGGCCGGCAAGAACATCGAACTCGCGCTGCGGCTCAACGGCGTGGCCCGCCCCGAGCGCCGCCCCGAGGCCGAGCGGCTGCTGGAGCTGGTCCGGCTCAAGGGCTCGTACGGCAAGCGCGTGCACGAGCTCTCGGGCGGCATGCGCCAGCGTGTCGCGATGGCCCGCGCGCTCGCCCAGGGCAGCTCGGTGCTGCTGATGGATGAGCCGTTCGCGGCCCTGGACGCGATCACCCGCGACGTCCTGCACGACGAGATCACCCGGATCTGGGCCGAGCAGAAGCTCACCGTCCTGTTCGTCACCCACAACGTGCGCGAGGCCGTCCGGCTGGCCCAGCGCGTGGTGCTGCTCTCCTCCCGCCCCGGCCGGGTCGCCCGTGAGTGGCGGATCGACCTGCCGCAGCCGCGCCGCATCGAGTCCGCGGGCGTCGCGGACCTGTCCATCGAGATCACCGAAGAACTGCGTGGGGAGATCCGCCGCCATGGCCAGCACTGA
- a CDS encoding GTP-binding protein, with protein MPTDLHNNQAPSENPFGEEATATALLRFATAGSVDDGKSTLVGRLLHDSKSVLADQLEAVERVSLSRGQEAPDLALLTDGLRAEREQGITIDVAYRYFATPRRRFILADTPGHVQYTRNMVTGASTAELAVVLVDARNGVVEQTRRHAAVAALLRVPHVVLAVNKMDLVEYAEPVFAAIAKEFTAYAASLGVEDVVAVPISALAGDNVVEPSAHMDWYGGPTLLEHLETVPVGSDPSEEPARFPVQYVIRPQSADFPDYRGYAGQLASGVLRTGDTVTVLPSGHVTTVAGIDALGKETDIAWAPQSVTVRLAEDIDVSRGDLIAAGSVPTPTKDVAATVCHLHERPLRAGDKVLLKHTTRTVRALVKEISYRIDIDSLEQRSGAEGLSVNDIGHVVLRTAEPLSLDDYTDNRRTGSFLLIDPADGTTLTAGMAGEAFDTVALEAADEEDWV; from the coding sequence ATGCCGACCGATCTGCACAACAACCAGGCCCCCTCCGAGAACCCGTTCGGCGAGGAGGCCACGGCCACCGCGCTGCTGCGCTTCGCCACCGCGGGCTCCGTCGACGACGGCAAGTCCACCCTGGTGGGCCGGCTGCTGCACGACTCCAAGTCCGTGCTGGCCGACCAGCTGGAGGCCGTCGAGCGGGTCTCGCTCAGCCGCGGCCAGGAGGCTCCGGACCTGGCGCTGCTCACCGACGGCCTGCGCGCCGAGCGCGAGCAGGGCATCACCATCGACGTCGCGTACCGCTACTTCGCCACCCCGCGCCGGCGGTTCATCCTCGCCGACACCCCGGGCCACGTGCAGTACACCCGCAACATGGTGACCGGCGCCTCCACCGCGGAGCTCGCCGTCGTGCTGGTCGACGCCCGCAACGGCGTGGTCGAGCAGACCCGCCGGCACGCCGCCGTGGCCGCGCTGCTGCGGGTGCCGCACGTGGTGCTGGCCGTCAACAAGATGGACCTGGTCGAGTACGCGGAGCCGGTGTTCGCGGCCATCGCGAAGGAGTTCACCGCGTACGCCGCCTCGCTGGGCGTCGAGGACGTGGTGGCGGTGCCGATCTCGGCCCTGGCCGGCGACAACGTGGTCGAGCCGTCCGCGCACATGGACTGGTACGGCGGCCCGACGCTGCTGGAGCACCTGGAGACCGTGCCGGTCGGCAGCGACCCGAGCGAGGAGCCGGCCCGGTTCCCCGTCCAGTACGTGATCCGCCCGCAGAGCGCCGACTTCCCCGACTACCGCGGCTACGCCGGCCAGCTCGCCTCCGGCGTGCTGCGCACCGGCGACACCGTCACCGTCCTGCCGTCGGGCCACGTCACCACGGTGGCCGGCATCGACGCGCTGGGCAAGGAGACGGACATCGCCTGGGCCCCCCAGTCGGTCACCGTCCGCCTCGCCGAGGACATCGACGTCTCACGCGGCGACCTGATCGCGGCCGGCAGCGTCCCGACGCCCACCAAGGACGTCGCGGCGACCGTCTGCCACCTGCACGAGCGCCCGCTGCGGGCCGGGGACAAGGTGCTGCTCAAGCACACCACCCGGACGGTGCGCGCGCTGGTCAAGGAGATCAGCTACCGGATCGACATCGACAGCCTCGAACAGCGCTCCGGCGCCGAGGGCCTGTCGGTCAACGACATCGGCCACGTGGTGCTGCGCACCGCCGAGCCGCTGTCGCTCGACGACTACACCGACAACCGCCGGACCGGGTCCTTCCTGCTGATCGACCCGGCCGACGGCACCACCCTCACCGCCGGCATGGCGGGCGAGGCCTTCGACACGGTCGCACTGGAAGCGGCGGACGAGGAGGACTGGGTCTGA